One window of Gloeothece citriformis PCC 7424 genomic DNA carries:
- a CDS encoding hemolysin-type calcium-binding protein, whose product MNNNLFPYSENSLLSPSNLFSGEAHPDDEHNHNGEIQPLLTVADFNGDGQVNFSDFQDLIPRIGSAMGEEKYHFLYDLNVDEKIDFNDVILAARTWGQSVPLLDQQIAKATQATMRYYGPNGLQNAIADGYLPFTPEAKGHGIHYYNPLLASQVGNLETLDIEHPVGLNYNNQGELVAVFYIRLPKTGQPTEENPLGGLLVDPNDNHPPHYSFEGLTHDDWHHHHSAWVRGIGNLNPEQVYFEEDVPLPLVVSRLENLENNEIELFPNSDQLYNPMFWMLHGWFHSPNPDGTFGTTNPLIAPHALSELGVHGEGHNEPNFDLIPGTDLGEQLIGTSQRERINGFDGDDYINGRDGDDWIWGGYGKDTIIGGHGNDMIYAGPDDDIIYGGKNDDRLFGGSGDDKIWGGQGDDLIRGGLGNDTLWGDYTFEQQGQDRFVLSPEEGTDTIKDFQVQIDKLVLEGGLDRTNLSITQHSNNTWVGLLNNQTTLAILMGVDAIDLTSDSFISA is encoded by the coding sequence ATGAATAATAATTTATTTCCCTATTCAGAAAATTCCTTACTCTCCCCATCAAATTTATTTTCGGGAGAAGCTCATCCTGATGACGAACACAATCATAATGGAGAAATTCAACCTTTATTAACTGTGGCGGATTTTAATGGAGATGGTCAGGTTAATTTCTCAGATTTTCAAGATCTGATTCCCCGCATAGGTTCAGCGATGGGAGAGGAGAAATATCACTTTTTATATGATCTTAATGTCGATGAAAAAATTGACTTTAATGATGTCATTTTGGCCGCCAGAACTTGGGGTCAATCTGTTCCCCTGTTAGATCAGCAAATCGCTAAGGCTACACAAGCCACTATGCGTTATTATGGCCCTAACGGGCTTCAAAATGCGATCGCTGATGGCTATCTTCCGTTTACACCAGAAGCGAAAGGGCATGGGATACATTATTACAATCCGTTGTTAGCGAGTCAGGTTGGCAATTTAGAAACATTAGATATCGAACATCCAGTAGGGTTAAACTACAATAATCAAGGGGAACTGGTCGCTGTTTTTTACATTCGACTTCCTAAAACTGGACAACCCACAGAGGAAAATCCCCTAGGTGGACTTTTAGTTGATCCCAACGATAACCATCCTCCCCACTATTCTTTTGAAGGTTTAACCCATGATGATTGGCATCATCATCATAGTGCTTGGGTTAGAGGAATTGGCAATTTAAACCCTGAACAAGTTTATTTTGAAGAAGATGTCCCTTTACCCCTGGTGGTTTCTCGCTTAGAAAACTTAGAAAACAACGAGATTGAACTGTTTCCTAATTCAGATCAGTTGTACAATCCCATGTTTTGGATGTTACATGGATGGTTTCACTCTCCCAACCCTGATGGAACATTTGGCACGACTAATCCTTTAATTGCTCCTCATGCGCTATCTGAATTAGGAGTACATGGGGAAGGGCATAACGAGCCTAACTTTGATTTAATTCCGGGAACAGATTTAGGGGAACAATTAATCGGAACTTCTCAAAGAGAACGGATTAATGGTTTTGATGGGGATGATTACATCAATGGTAGAGATGGAGATGATTGGATTTGGGGAGGATATGGAAAAGATACTATAATCGGGGGTCATGGAAATGACATGATTTACGCCGGGCCCGATGACGACATTATTTATGGAGGGAAAAACGATGACAGGCTTTTTGGCGGATCGGGAGATGATAAAATTTGGGGAGGTCAAGGAGACGATTTAATCCGAGGAGGACTCGGCAATGATACCCTCTGGGGAGATTATACTTTTGAGCAACAGGGACAAGATCGGTTTGTTTTGAGTCCTGAAGAAGGAACAGATACTATTAAAGATTTTCAGGTTCAAATCGATAAATTAGTGTTAGAAGGAGGTTTAGATAGGACAAATCTTTCCATTACTCAGCACTCTAATAATACTTGGGTTGGTTTACTGAACAATCAAACAACTCTCGCTATTCTTATGGGAGTTGATGCTATTGATTTAACCAGTGATTCATTTATCTCTGCTTAA
- a CDS encoding translocation/assembly module TamB domain-containing protein: MSISGGLVYGWFLIDRHLAPILEQELTNFLNRPVKIGSVEGISLTGVRFGKSEILPTSDDPAKIALEQVDVTFNPIKLLTHSQLALDVKAIRPDIYVQQGVNGAWLITPFDGVKSTGNEKVTIELETLRFIDADVIVIARSATNQLQSPVNLFFPVANLDFSDQGRIIDFEGEGKLAKGGQVKLSGVGKTNTQEINLSVVGEQIKATDVKDLLPLPFNLNEGEIGANLTVKLRPKQSPSIAGIATLNNVTAQIPQLPQSFTQSKGILRFNQTRVNLEGVTTQFGQLAGVANGKIDLAGGYDLQAKTEPFLVQNALKTLNIPAPTVPITAQLQSDIKVRGSLAKPQVSLTVNSTQAAKIDHIDFKSLKANLQVTDSQISISQFQALPTIGGELTVQGKINPQTSTVVLDVQASHLPSQDIAQLYKTPIPSSVGKVSGELNISGNFSQANSWKGRGAVNFAFGQGTINLTDVEYLGGNWQGQLQATDVEVTSLGVNIPKNIPHGRVNADLNVSGNQNSFTPDTILVKGVANLGIAEGKITANNLHLAQGKWKTDLQVQGVQVNPFVPNLPEQFDGRLGGNFSINGDLNSTLADIQGTGKANLTLGSGTIQATDLHLDRGNWKGNLQTNNLQIARFMPDVPTPLQGKLKGAVTLSGNLNSSLEQIEGQGQVSLISKSGTITAKNIQLKQGQFTTLLTPEQVKLASFSPQLKGHLGGKLNISGDLNNLNPETIKAQGTLNFSQGLALINHPLTTTINWSGNRLDILEATANNFKAKGFVAVDLSNQDIQQFELNVNAQNLNLKSLAQSLPVNQINYEGSLDFTGKIAGKPEKTAMSGELALENFNVANLAFEPVLKGSINLDPNSGVKLQLAGNRDKIHLNLDQNYQPLAFALNLDQIAVEGTYQNQHLLTTANNIPLEFLTELAKSTDVPIPKTLLSKPIEGQLSGNFALNIKDQNFSGENLVITDWRWGHIRGDRFSGNISLKEGNVSLSDGELQQKNSLYRINGTVTQSSAGPQLHTEVAVTGGEIQDILETLQIFELSDLKRGLTPPNYAKAKDLWTAEELENPPADSSLYSVGLSKAPLAQQLEYFAKLAENLQKTEQQQQNASSFPELSELKGKFDGKIVLDASMKAGIEAKFDVKGQDWQWGSYKVQHLQAKGDFREGLLKLEPVSLQLDESLVAFAGEIGQQTQTGKLQLQNIPLDLVQKFVPLPPDVEVEGDLNGEIVLDGKRDNPEIRGEMAIAKASLNQIPIQATEGEFTYHNSRFNFSAGSIVTNQTAPVKIEGSFPYQLPFAKVAPTSDDLNLNIRVQNDGLALLDVLTQGQVSWKGGKGEVNVDIAGKFDQQKARPTQLKAEGIAQVENATLSTQILPDVPLTGVEGKILFNFDQIQVEHLKGNFSGGKITVAGTLPLLFPIPMKDPLTIEGNDLALNLKGLYQGKVNGTIQVGGSVLTPQLGGEIKLDNGQIFLNESIAQTETNATPKQGLASLTGFKDLNLNLGDNVWISLPPVMHILATGNLNINGSLDKPLPEGEIKLETGQVNLFSAQFGLVGGEVNTAKFTPNRGLDPYLDVQMTAVVSETTRNPVRINPLSSEVRDNSIFPSDSLQTVHINAKVDGFASQLTQSLEVTSLPPRSEGEIIALLGGNFINPVVETDPRLGLANLAGSAVFGTIQGPISKVLGLSDFRVYPTQLINEKERISDYQIGIAAEASVDLRDNLSLSIQKIVNTDRPPHFGLRYRINNNTVIRGTSNFSDDNRGMVEYQRRF; this comes from the coding sequence TTGAGTATTAGTGGAGGATTGGTCTACGGTTGGTTTTTGATCGATCGACACTTAGCCCCAATTCTTGAGCAAGAATTAACGAATTTTCTCAATCGTCCGGTTAAAATTGGTTCAGTTGAGGGAATTTCTTTAACCGGAGTTCGCTTCGGAAAGAGTGAAATTTTACCAACTTCTGATGATCCGGCGAAAATTGCTCTAGAACAAGTCGATGTTACTTTTAATCCTATCAAACTGTTGACCCATTCTCAACTGGCTTTAGATGTTAAAGCCATTCGTCCGGATATTTATGTCCAACAAGGAGTTAATGGGGCTTGGTTAATTACCCCTTTTGATGGGGTAAAATCTACAGGGAATGAAAAGGTAACGATTGAATTAGAAACTTTACGGTTTATTGATGCTGATGTCATTGTTATAGCGAGATCAGCTACTAATCAGTTACAATCGCCAGTTAATTTGTTTTTTCCTGTAGCTAATCTGGATTTTTCTGATCAAGGGCGGATTATTGATTTTGAAGGAGAAGGAAAACTGGCAAAGGGAGGCCAAGTTAAACTGTCTGGGGTAGGGAAAACCAATACCCAAGAAATTAATTTAAGCGTTGTTGGGGAACAAATTAAAGCAACCGATGTTAAAGATTTACTTCCTCTGCCTTTTAATTTAAATGAGGGAGAAATTGGCGCAAATTTAACCGTTAAATTAAGACCCAAACAATCCCCCTCGATCGCAGGAATTGCTACCTTAAATAATGTTACTGCCCAGATTCCTCAATTGCCCCAATCTTTTACTCAAAGTAAAGGAATCTTACGGTTTAATCAAACTAGAGTGAATTTAGAAGGGGTAACAACACAATTTGGACAACTTGCCGGGGTGGCCAATGGCAAGATAGACTTAGCCGGAGGATATGATCTACAGGCTAAAACTGAACCCTTTTTAGTGCAAAATGCCCTTAAAACCTTAAATATTCCTGCCCCGACTGTTCCCATTACAGCCCAATTACAGAGTGATATTAAAGTAAGGGGAAGTTTAGCAAAACCGCAAGTTTCTTTAACGGTAAATAGTACCCAAGCGGCTAAAATTGATCACATTGATTTTAAATCTCTCAAGGCCAATTTACAGGTAACTGATTCTCAAATTTCTATCAGTCAATTTCAAGCTTTACCGACGATAGGAGGAGAATTAACCGTCCAAGGCAAGATTAATCCTCAGACTTCAACCGTTGTCCTTGATGTTCAAGCTAGTCATTTACCCTCTCAAGACATCGCCCAATTATATAAAACCCCTATTCCCTCCTCAGTAGGAAAAGTTTCAGGAGAATTAAATATTTCAGGAAATTTCAGTCAAGCTAATAGTTGGAAAGGAAGAGGGGCAGTTAATTTTGCCTTTGGACAAGGAACAATTAATCTAACTGACGTTGAATATTTAGGCGGAAATTGGCAAGGACAATTACAAGCAACAGACGTTGAAGTGACGAGTTTAGGGGTAAATATCCCTAAAAATATTCCTCACGGTAGAGTTAATGCAGATTTAAATGTATCCGGAAATCAAAACTCTTTTACTCCTGATACTATCCTAGTCAAAGGCGTGGCTAATCTAGGAATTGCCGAGGGAAAAATTACCGCCAATAACTTACACTTAGCCCAAGGAAAATGGAAAACGGATCTCCAGGTTCAAGGGGTTCAAGTTAATCCATTTGTGCCTAATCTTCCCGAACAATTCGACGGTCGTCTGGGAGGAAATTTTTCGATAAACGGAGATTTAAACAGTACCTTAGCGGATATTCAAGGGACAGGAAAAGCCAATTTAACCCTTGGGAGTGGGACAATTCAAGCCACTGATTTACATCTCGATCGGGGTAACTGGAAAGGGAATTTACAGACTAATAATTTACAAATAGCCCGTTTTATGCCTGATGTACCCACTCCCTTACAAGGAAAATTAAAAGGGGCGGTGACATTATCCGGCAATCTAAACAGCAGTTTAGAACAGATTGAAGGCCAAGGTCAAGTCAGTTTAATTTCCAAGTCGGGAACAATTACCGCTAAAAATATTCAATTAAAACAAGGACAATTTACAACCCTTTTAACTCCAGAGCAAGTTAAATTAGCCTCTTTTTCCCCTCAATTAAAAGGACATTTGGGGGGGAAATTGAACATTAGTGGAGATTTAAATAATCTAAATCCCGAAACGATTAAAGCCCAAGGAACACTCAATTTTAGTCAAGGATTAGCTTTAATTAATCATCCTTTAACGACTACAATTAACTGGAGTGGCAACCGGTTAGACATTCTGGAGGCAACTGCTAATAATTTTAAGGCTAAGGGATTTGTAGCGGTTGATTTATCTAATCAAGATATTCAGCAATTTGAATTAAATGTTAATGCCCAAAACTTAAATTTAAAGAGTTTAGCCCAATCTCTACCCGTTAATCAAATTAACTATGAAGGTAGCCTTGATTTTACTGGAAAAATAGCCGGAAAACCAGAAAAAACCGCCATGAGTGGAGAGTTAGCCTTAGAGAATTTTAATGTAGCTAATTTAGCCTTTGAACCCGTTTTAAAAGGATCGATTAACTTAGATCCTAACAGTGGGGTTAAACTTCAATTAGCCGGAAACAGAGATAAAATCCATCTAAATCTCGATCAAAATTATCAACCTCTAGCCTTTGCCCTCAATTTAGATCAAATCGCAGTAGAAGGAACATATCAAAACCAACATCTATTAACAACCGCGAATAATATTCCCTTAGAATTCCTAACCGAATTAGCTAAATCAACCGATGTCCCAATTCCCAAAACTCTATTATCTAAACCAATAGAAGGGCAATTATCCGGGAACTTTGCCTTAAATATTAAGGATCAGAATTTTAGCGGGGAAAACCTAGTCATTACGGATTGGCGCTGGGGACATATCCGAGGCGATCGCTTTAGTGGCAATATTAGTTTAAAAGAGGGAAATGTTAGTCTCAGTGACGGAGAATTACAACAGAAAAATAGTTTATATCGGATTAATGGAACAGTTACCCAATCCTCTGCCGGACCGCAATTACACACAGAAGTTGCTGTGACTGGGGGAGAAATTCAAGATATTTTAGAAACCTTACAAATTTTTGAATTATCGGATTTAAAACGAGGTTTAACCCCTCCGAATTATGCTAAAGCCAAAGATCTTTGGACAGCAGAAGAATTAGAAAATCCGCCGGCAGATTCTTCGTTATATTCTGTCGGTTTATCGAAAGCCCCCTTAGCCCAACAATTGGAGTATTTTGCTAAACTGGCTGAAAATTTACAAAAAACCGAACAGCAACAGCAAAACGCCTCATCCTTTCCCGAATTAAGCGAACTCAAAGGGAAATTTGATGGAAAAATTGTTCTTGATGCTTCTATGAAAGCGGGAATAGAGGCTAAATTTGACGTTAAAGGACAAGATTGGCAATGGGGAAGTTACAAGGTTCAACACTTACAAGCTAAAGGAGATTTTAGAGAGGGCTTACTCAAACTTGAACCCGTCAGTCTTCAATTAGACGAGAGTTTAGTGGCTTTTGCTGGAGAAATTGGGCAGCAAACCCAAACCGGCAAACTACAATTACAAAACATTCCTCTTGATCTGGTTCAAAAATTTGTCCCCTTACCCCCTGATGTGGAGGTGGAAGGAGATCTTAATGGGGAGATTGTTCTCGATGGGAAGCGGGATAACCCCGAAATCAGAGGAGAAATGGCGATCGCTAAAGCTAGTCTCAATCAAATCCCTATCCAAGCAACTGAAGGAGAATTTACTTACCATAACAGTCGTTTCAATTTCTCCGCCGGAAGTATTGTTACAAACCAAACTGCCCCCGTTAAAATCGAAGGGAGTTTTCCCTATCAATTACCCTTTGCCAAAGTAGCGCCAACCAGCGACGATCTTAACCTCAATATTCGGGTGCAAAATGACGGACTTGCCCTATTAGATGTTCTGACTCAAGGACAAGTATCTTGGAAAGGTGGAAAAGGAGAAGTTAATGTCGATATTGCCGGCAAATTTGATCAACAAAAAGCCCGTCCCACTCAATTAAAAGCCGAAGGAATCGCCCAAGTTGAGAATGCAACTCTGTCCACTCAAATTTTACCGGATGTGCCTTTAACTGGAGTTGAAGGGAAAATTTTATTTAACTTCGATCAAATCCAAGTTGAACATTTAAAGGGGAATTTTAGTGGGGGTAAAATCACCGTTGCTGGAACTTTGCCTTTACTGTTTCCTATTCCGATGAAAGACCCTTTAACCATTGAAGGAAATGATTTAGCCTTAAATCTTAAAGGACTGTATCAAGGAAAAGTTAACGGAACAATTCAAGTCGGGGGGAGTGTTCTTACTCCTCAATTAGGAGGGGAAATCAAGTTAGATAATGGTCAAATTTTCTTAAATGAATCAATCGCCCAGACAGAAACTAATGCTACTCCAAAACAAGGATTAGCCTCTCTGACAGGATTTAAAGATTTAAACCTTAATTTAGGGGATAATGTTTGGATTAGTCTGCCTCCAGTGATGCACATTTTAGCAACGGGTAATCTGAATATTAATGGAAGTTTAGACAAACCTCTGCCAGAGGGAGAAATTAAACTCGAAACCGGTCAAGTGAATCTATTTTCAGCCCAATTTGGATTAGTGGGAGGAGAAGTTAATACGGCAAAATTTACGCCAAATCGGGGATTAGACCCTTATCTTGATGTACAGATGACGGCGGTAGTTTCGGAGACAACCCGAAATCCAGTTCGGATTAATCCTCTTTCTTCTGAGGTTAGAGATAATAGTATTTTCCCCTCAGATAGCTTACAAACTGTTCATATCAACGCTAAAGTTGACGGTTTTGCCAGTCAGTTAACTCAAAGTTTAGAAGTGACCAGTCTTCCTCCTCGTTCCGAAGGGGAAATTATTGCTTTATTAGGAGGTAATTTTATTAATCCGGTGGTAGAAACAGATCCGAGGTTAGGGTTAGCTAATTTAGCCGGTTCGGCAGTTTTTGGCACTATTCAAGGCCCCATTAGTAAGGTATTAGGATTAAGTGATTTTCGAGTTTATCCGACTCAATTAATTAATGAAAAAGAACGGATTTCTGACTATCAAATTGGAATTGCGGCGGAGGCGAGTGTCGATCTCAGAGACAATTTATCCTTGTCAATCCAAAAAATAGTGAATACCGATCGTCCTCCTCATTTTGGCTTACGTTATCGAATTAATAACAATACCGTCATTAGAGGAACAAGCAATTTTTCAGATGATAATCGGGGAATGGTTGAATATCAAAGGAGGTTTTAA
- the ccsB gene encoding c-type cytochrome biogenesis protein CcsB codes for MNLVNLENILDNTSFLVLFLTMMIYWVGAAFPSVPYLQALGTAGVAIANLCIAALLGARWIEAGYFPISNLYESLFFLAWGVTAAHLIAQQMSRSHLVGVVTTPVAMGISAFAALTLPADMQTSAPLVPALKSNWLMMHVSVMMLSYATLMVGSALAIAFLFVTKGQNVELHGSSVGTGGYRTGVRLNKPQPVQETAIEGSGNVAVLNTTVVSDAPSLSLQRLSIADTLDNISYRIIGLGFPLLTIGIIAGAVWANEAWGSYWSWDPKETWALITWLVFAAYLHARITKGWQGRKPAILAASGFVVVWVCYLGVNLLGKGLHSYGWFF; via the coding sequence ATGAATTTAGTTAATCTCGAAAACATTTTAGATAACACCTCATTTCTAGTTCTGTTCCTAACCATGATGATCTATTGGGTAGGGGCGGCTTTTCCTTCTGTTCCCTATCTTCAGGCGTTAGGGACGGCAGGGGTGGCGATCGCTAATTTATGTATCGCGGCGTTATTAGGGGCGCGTTGGATAGAAGCCGGTTATTTTCCCATCAGTAACCTATATGAATCTCTATTTTTCCTCGCTTGGGGAGTCACCGCCGCCCATCTCATCGCCCAACAGATGAGTCGTAGTCACCTAGTCGGTGTGGTAACAACCCCTGTAGCGATGGGAATTAGCGCGTTTGCAGCCCTCACCTTACCGGCAGATATGCAAACCTCAGCCCCTCTCGTTCCCGCTTTAAAGTCCAATTGGTTGATGATGCACGTTAGCGTCATGATGCTCAGTTACGCGACTTTAATGGTAGGATCTGCTTTGGCGATCGCTTTTCTGTTTGTCACCAAAGGGCAAAATGTAGAATTACACGGGAGTTCTGTGGGAACAGGGGGTTATCGGACGGGGGTTCGCCTCAATAAACCTCAACCGGTTCAGGAAACAGCGATCGAGGGTTCGGGGAATGTAGCGGTTCTCAATACAACTGTTGTCAGTGATGCCCCTAGTTTATCCCTTCAACGTCTCAGTATAGCGGATACCCTCGATAATATTAGTTATCGCATTATTGGGTTAGGGTTTCCTTTATTAACCATCGGTATTATTGCCGGGGCGGTTTGGGCCAATGAAGCTTGGGGATCTTACTGGAGTTGGGACCCCAAAGAAACTTGGGCGTTAATTACTTGGTTAGTGTTTGCGGCTTATCTTCACGCCCGTATTACTAAGGGATGGCAAGGCAGAAAACCGGCTATTTTGGCGGCTAGTGGTTTTGTCGTGGTTTGGGTTTGTTATCTTGGGGTCAACCTTTTAGGAAAAGGGTTACATTCTTATGGATGGTTTTTTTAG
- a CDS encoding four helix bundle protein — MSSLRFQDLRVYQLAEKLADEIWKIVNNWEALAKDTIGKQLIRSVDSIGANIAEGEGRGTFQKNRRFIKIARGSLYETQHWLRRAYVRGLLTTEQVNDLKSMIDNLSPQLLFKLNRKH, encoded by the coding sequence GTGTCGAGTCTAAGATTTCAAGATTTAAGAGTGTATCAACTGGCTGAAAAACTCGCTGATGAAATCTGGAAAATTGTTAATAATTGGGAAGCTTTAGCAAAAGATACTATCGGTAAACAGCTAATTCGTTCAGTCGATAGTATCGGGGCTAATATAGCAGAGGGAGAAGGGCGAGGGACTTTTCAAAAAAACAGACGCTTTATTAAGATAGCTAGAGGATCTTTATATGAAACTCAACATTGGTTAAGAAGGGCGTATGTCAGAGGTTTATTAACAACAGAACAAGTAAATGATCTTAAATCAATGATTGATAACCTATCACCTCAACTCCTATTTAAACTCAATAGGAAACATTAA
- the tilS gene encoding tRNA lysidine(34) synthetase TilS, with the protein MTWTNLHAKVHITLRKRQLLPKKERILVAVSGGQDSLCLLKLLGDLQPKWEWDLTIAHCDHQWPTDAGIKDHVQQIANQWKIPFYLKTADNLKETEAAARKWRYQALIEIAKEQGFSFIVTGHTKSDRAETFLYNLIRGAGTDGLSALTWERFLTENIKLVRPLLEISRAETYQFCQQFQLPIWEDVLNENFKYTRNRIRSQLIPYLQTHFNPQIEKTLTQTAEVLRAEVEYLEATAQEWLQKSITEDKLGINRTIVKSLPLALQRRVMRQFLILILSKTPNFEQIEALVNLIHAPNRSSISSLPGGKIIEVQGEWLNLKKSD; encoded by the coding sequence ATGACTTGGACAAATTTACACGCCAAAGTCCATATAACCCTCAGAAAAAGACAACTCCTGCCCAAAAAAGAACGGATATTAGTGGCTGTTTCTGGGGGACAAGATTCTTTATGTCTATTAAAATTATTGGGAGACCTACAACCTAAATGGGAATGGGATCTAACTATAGCCCACTGTGATCATCAATGGCCTACTGATGCGGGGATAAAAGATCATGTTCAACAAATTGCTAATCAATGGAAAATCCCCTTTTATTTAAAAACCGCAGATAACCTTAAAGAAACAGAAGCAGCCGCCCGAAAATGGCGTTATCAAGCTTTAATAGAAATAGCAAAAGAACAAGGATTTTCTTTCATCGTTACTGGCCATACAAAAAGCGATCGCGCGGAAACTTTCTTGTATAATTTAATTCGGGGGGCGGGAACTGATGGACTTAGCGCGTTAACTTGGGAACGGTTTTTAACGGAAAATATTAAGCTAGTTCGTCCTTTATTAGAGATTTCTAGGGCTGAAACTTACCAATTTTGTCAACAATTCCAATTGCCTATTTGGGAAGACGTTCTTAATGAAAATTTCAAGTATACTCGTAACCGTATTCGGTCTCAATTAATCCCTTATTTACAAACTCATTTTAACCCACAAATTGAAAAAACTTTAACTCAAACCGCAGAAGTTTTAAGGGCAGAAGTAGAGTATTTAGAAGCAACGGCGCAAGAGTGGTTACAAAAGAGCATTACAGAGGATAAATTAGGCATAAATCGCACTATTGTCAAGAGTCTTCCTCTAGCTTTACAACGGCGAGTGATGCGTCAATTTTTAATCCTTATTCTTTCTAAAACCCCTAACTTTGAACAAATAGAAGCACTTGTTAATTTAATTCATGCTCCTAACCGTAGTTCTATCTCTTCCTTACCCGGAGGAAAAATAATCGAGGTTCAAGGAGAATGGCTTAACCTCAAAAAATCTGATTAA
- the hmpF gene encoding pilus motility taxis protein HmpF — protein sequence MLYLAEVKRQNRGFIGGFKTELKLLACQHNDQTWSAVPTEDIISWEDCQTQVGEGTLFLLELNNSRQIQGTPELAGDKLVRQLQKISRLMEKNKKEWEEIEQWKESLKIQAQELARRQIELENQQEQIEQMEQEFEYLERQRHEIEDAREKLKQEQENLEATKSQFGLPENLNPDQSSQIEALINRLASDPDSNNSPKDHINLALETVSQQQIELTNSWQQLEQKQASLEQRQQDLEQQRQNLERQQQELASFKAALEDAKIQLKIQETTLNNKQEILGQIHLNLETLEYLRNTLTRLAKGEEDISSENKVNIQDLENMPLGELEEIVNKLQAELDKIVRFVNDQEEELTLQCQTVNELKEKLKTSSEFERLSIEEELKDEQERKNMLDETLVGQRRTLWERQEILLQHLRVFRRRQGILEPEQQGNQINFTPLLNNLEDQRNHTLQERQKLETEIADIQTSIDQLKQIINEQLPQQENKEKELQHQQEIWQQAQLELSGLRSEIQLYESILNPLKNNLSNMSENLQQLMGWFSS from the coding sequence GTGCTATACCTTGCAGAAGTAAAGCGACAAAATAGGGGATTTATTGGGGGTTTTAAAACTGAATTAAAACTCCTAGCTTGTCAACATAATGATCAAACTTGGAGTGCTGTCCCAACGGAAGATATAATTTCTTGGGAAGACTGTCAAACTCAGGTCGGAGAAGGAACTCTTTTTCTACTTGAATTAAACAATAGCCGGCAAATACAAGGAACACCGGAGTTAGCTGGTGATAAATTGGTACGCCAGTTACAAAAAATTTCCCGCTTGATGGAAAAAAATAAGAAAGAGTGGGAAGAAATTGAACAGTGGAAAGAGTCTCTAAAAATTCAAGCTCAAGAACTTGCTCGTCGTCAAATAGAATTAGAAAATCAACAAGAACAAATTGAGCAAATGGAGCAAGAGTTTGAGTATCTAGAACGACAACGCCACGAAATAGAAGACGCTAGAGAAAAACTCAAACAAGAACAGGAAAATTTAGAAGCAACTAAAAGTCAGTTTGGATTACCTGAGAATTTAAATCCAGACCAATCTTCTCAAATAGAGGCTTTGATTAATCGTTTAGCTTCTGATCCTGATAGTAATAATTCTCCTAAAGATCACATTAATCTGGCTTTAGAAACCGTTTCTCAGCAACAAATTGAATTAACTAACTCCTGGCAACAATTAGAGCAAAAACAGGCAAGTCTTGAACAAAGACAGCAAGACCTTGAACAACAAAGACAAAATCTTGAACGACAGCAGCAAGAATTAGCCTCCTTTAAAGCCGCTTTAGAAGATGCTAAGATTCAGCTAAAGATCCAGGAAACGACTCTAAATAATAAGCAAGAAATATTAGGACAAATTCATCTTAATTTGGAAACTTTAGAATACCTCAGAAATACTTTAACTCGTTTGGCTAAAGGGGAAGAAGATATTTCCAGTGAAAATAAAGTTAATATCCAAGACCTAGAAAATATGCCTCTAGGAGAGTTAGAAGAAATCGTCAATAAACTTCAGGCTGAATTAGATAAAATTGTCCGCTTTGTTAATGATCAAGAAGAAGAGTTAACCCTACAGTGCCAAACCGTTAATGAATTAAAAGAAAAACTTAAAACTTCTTCAGAGTTTGAACGGTTATCGATTGAGGAAGAATTAAAAGATGAACAAGAAAGAAAAAATATGTTAGATGAAACTTTAGTTGGACAGCGTCGAACTCTTTGGGAACGACAAGAAATTTTACTACAACATTTACGGGTTTTTCGTCGTCGTCAAGGCATTTTAGAACCTGAGCAACAAGGAAATCAAATTAATTTCACTCCTCTATTAAATAACTTAGAAGACCAAAGAAATCATACTTTACAAGAACGGCAAAAGTTAGAAACCGAAATCGCAGACATTCAAACAAGTATTGACCAACTTAAGCAGATAATTAATGAACAACTTCCCCAACAAGAAAATAAAGAAAAAGAATTACAACATCAACAGGAAATTTGGCAACAAGCTCAGTTAGAATTAAGTGGACTTCGCTCCGAAATTCAACTTTATGAATCTATACTAAATCCTTTAAAAAATAATTTAAGTAATATGAGTGAAAATTTACAGCAACTTATGGGATGGTTTAGTTCTTAA